Proteins encoded in a region of the Gammaproteobacteria bacterium genome:
- a CDS encoding acetate/propionate family kinase — MTRSKQSVLTINGGSSSIKFALYQIANPTVRTLRGQIERIGSPGTQLTFSVDSQGQQGRSAVALTESDSVVDFLLDWLETQIGFASIQAVGHRVVHGMEHTQPEIVTQALLDELHGLCELDPDHLPRELELIEAIQRRYPQLPQVACFDTAFHHPLPAVARQLPIPRRFSALGVQRYGFHGLSYAYLMQTLEQLGGRRAARGRVILAHLGNGASLAAVNDGRSIDTTMGFTPTGGLMMGTRPGDLDPGVAWYMIEKEGLTPGQFNHLINHECGLLGMSETSADMRDLLECEAVDERAAAAIALFCYQIKKGIGAYAAALGGLDTLVFAGGIGEQAPAVRARICAELEFLGIEIDAASNGHNAEVISRNTSRVVVRVMQSDEELMIATYVCRILGLPHKQENEYGK, encoded by the coding sequence GTGACCAGGTCTAAACAAAGCGTACTTACCATCAATGGGGGGTCGTCGAGTATCAAGTTTGCCCTGTATCAGATTGCTAACCCAACAGTGCGAACGCTGCGGGGTCAGATTGAACGGATAGGATCGCCAGGGACACAACTGACTTTCAGCGTTGATTCTCAAGGCCAGCAAGGTCGCTCCGCCGTTGCGTTAACTGAGAGTGATTCTGTGGTCGACTTTCTTCTTGACTGGCTCGAAACGCAGATTGGCTTTGCGTCGATCCAGGCGGTTGGGCACCGCGTGGTCCATGGTATGGAACACACCCAGCCCGAAATTGTTACCCAGGCCCTGCTGGATGAGCTGCACGGTCTCTGTGAACTTGATCCGGATCACCTGCCCAGGGAGCTGGAGCTGATCGAAGCGATCCAGCGCCGTTATCCGCAGCTGCCCCAGGTGGCCTGTTTTGACACCGCCTTCCACCACCCTCTGCCTGCCGTAGCCAGGCAACTGCCTATACCGCGACGGTTCTCCGCGCTGGGAGTCCAGCGTTACGGATTTCATGGCCTGTCCTATGCCTATCTCATGCAGACTCTCGAACAGCTTGGCGGCAGGCGGGCGGCCCGGGGCCGGGTAATTCTGGCGCACCTGGGCAATGGGGCGAGTCTGGCAGCCGTCAATGACGGTCGCAGCATTGATACCACGATGGGATTTACGCCCACGGGTGGGCTGATGATGGGCACCCGCCCGGGAGATCTGGATCCCGGCGTGGCATGGTATATGATTGAAAAAGAGGGGCTGACACCCGGACAATTCAATCATCTCATCAATCATGAATGTGGGTTGCTCGGCATGTCCGAAACCAGCGCCGATATGCGTGACCTGCTCGAATGCGAGGCAGTTGATGAGCGCGCGGCGGCAGCCATCGCGCTATTCTGTTATCAGATTAAAAAAGGTATTGGCGCGTATGCCGCGGCACTGGGCGGGCTGGATACACTGGTATTTGCCGGCGGCATAGGCGAGCAAGCACCGGCAGTCAGAGCACGTATCTGCGCTGAACTGGAATTTCTTGGCATAGAGATCGATGCCGCATCCAATGGACATAATGCGGAAGTGATTTCCAGAAATACCAGCCGGGTTGTTGTTCGAGTCATGCAGTCGGATGAAGAACTGATGATTGCTACCTACGTTTGTCGAATTCTTGGATTACCCCATAAGCAGGAAAATGAGTATGGCAAGTAA
- the atpD gene encoding F0F1 ATP synthase subunit beta, with product MKNEITSGNSGTVISIRGSVVDMLFSDRLPPIHSLLHTGTENQIAIEVFSQLDSHRVRGIALTPTQGLARGMVVEDTGGPLQTRVGKGGLSRMFDVFGRTIDRGPTPTDVQWRSVHRAPPELSRRSTKSDIFETGIKVIDVLMPLERGGKAGLFGGAGVGKTVLLTEMIHNMVGQHAGVSVFCGIGERCREGEELYREMKEAGVLDNMVMVFGQMNEPPGARFRVGHAALAMAEYFRDDEHRDVLLLIDNIFRFIQAGMEVSGLMGQMPARLGYQPTMGTELSQLEERIANTDSGAITSIQAVYVPADDFTDPAAVHTFSHLSASIVLSRKRASEGLYPAIDPLQSNSKMATPSVIGRRHYDLAQEIRRTLAQYAELKDIIAMLGMEQLSPEDHKVVGRARRLERFLTQPFFTTEQFTSTPGKLVNLEDALDGCERILRDEFSDYPEGALYMIGAIDEARTTSENGKPEMAGE from the coding sequence ATGAAGAACGAAATCACATCTGGTAATTCAGGCACTGTTATATCGATTCGTGGTAGCGTGGTGGATATGTTGTTCAGTGACCGGTTGCCGCCGATTCATTCTCTGTTACATACCGGGACAGAAAATCAGATCGCAATTGAAGTGTTCTCACAACTCGATTCCCATCGCGTAAGGGGGATTGCGCTGACACCTACTCAGGGTCTGGCCCGGGGCATGGTCGTTGAGGACACCGGTGGGCCATTACAGACCCGGGTCGGAAAAGGTGGCTTGTCGAGAATGTTCGATGTGTTTGGTCGTACCATTGACCGTGGTCCGACGCCGACAGATGTGCAATGGCGTTCTGTGCATCGGGCGCCGCCAGAATTATCGCGGCGCTCCACCAAATCCGATATTTTTGAGACGGGCATCAAGGTGATCGATGTCTTAATGCCGCTTGAGCGGGGTGGTAAAGCCGGCCTGTTTGGCGGCGCTGGTGTGGGCAAGACCGTGCTGCTCACCGAGATGATTCATAACATGGTCGGGCAGCATGCCGGGGTGAGCGTTTTCTGCGGTATTGGAGAACGCTGCAGGGAAGGTGAGGAGCTCTATCGGGAGATGAAAGAAGCCGGTGTGCTGGACAATATGGTCATGGTATTCGGTCAGATGAACGAACCGCCCGGCGCCCGCTTTCGCGTCGGCCATGCCGCGTTGGCCATGGCTGAATACTTTCGTGACGACGAGCACCGTGATGTACTCTTGCTCATTGACAATATTTTCCGGTTTATTCAGGCGGGCATGGAAGTGTCCGGCTTAATGGGGCAGATGCCGGCGCGCCTTGGCTATCAGCCGACCATGGGGACTGAGTTGTCACAACTGGAAGAGCGTATCGCCAATACCGATAGTGGCGCGATTACTTCGATACAGGCGGTATACGTGCCGGCAGATGATTTTACTGACCCGGCCGCCGTGCACACCTTTTCGCATCTTTCGGCGTCTATTGTGCTATCCCGCAAACGGGCCAGTGAGGGGCTTTACCCAGCCATTGACCCCCTGCAGTCTAACTCCAAGATGGCTACGCCCAGCGTTATCGGCAGGCGGCACTATGACCTGGCGCAGGAAATCCGGCGCACGCTGGCACAGTACGCAGAGCTGAAGGACATAATTGCAATGCTGGGTATGGAGCAGCTGTCGCCGGAAGACCACAAGGTCGTTGGACGGGCCCGGCGATTGGAACGCTTTCTTACCCAACCATTTTTTACTACTGAGCAGTTCACCAGCACGCCAGGCAAACTGGTCAATTTGGAAGATGCACTGGATGGTTGTGAACGGATATTGCGCGATGAATTCAGCGATTATCCAGAAGGCGCACTCTATATGATTGGTGCGATTGATGAAGCGAGAACAACGAGTGAAAACGGTAAGCCAGAAATGGCAGGTGAGTGA
- a CDS encoding F0F1 ATP synthase subunit A has translation MHLSPDQIIYWQLGFFRLNATIFFTWMVMLVLVISSILITRKLSTDLQRSRWQNLLEVVVTTISSQIEEVGLSHPHKYLGFLGSLFLFIAMAALGTMIPGFEPPTGSLSSTAALALCVFVAVPLFGIQEQGLSGYLYSYARPTLLMLPFNIISELSRTLALAVRLFGNMMSGAMIIAILLSITPFLFPIVMTVLGLLTGIVQAYIFFILATVYIAAATRTRKPEHEPGTEV, from the coding sequence ATGCACCTTAGCCCCGATCAGATCATTTATTGGCAATTGGGTTTTTTTAGACTTAACGCCACTATTTTTTTTACCTGGATGGTGATGTTGGTACTGGTGATCAGTTCCATACTGATCACGCGGAAATTATCCACCGACCTGCAACGCTCTCGCTGGCAGAACCTGCTGGAAGTCGTAGTCACTACCATCAGTAGCCAGATCGAAGAGGTTGGCCTGAGTCATCCCCACAAGTATCTTGGCTTTCTGGGTTCGCTGTTCCTGTTCATCGCAATGGCCGCTCTGGGAACGATGATCCCTGGTTTTGAACCACCCACCGGGTCACTTTCCAGTACCGCGGCACTGGCCTTGTGTGTGTTTGTCGCGGTGCCCCTGTTCGGTATTCAGGAGCAGGGTCTGAGCGGCTACCTCTATTCCTATGCGAGGCCGACCCTGCTCATGCTGCCATTTAACATTATCAGTGAGCTTTCGCGTACTTTGGCCCTGGCAGTACGCCTGTTCGGTAATATGATGAGTGGCGCAATGATTATCGCCATTCTGCTCAGCATTACGCCTTTCCTGTTTCCCATAGTGATGACCGTGCTCGGTTTGCTGACGGGGATAGTGCAGGCCTATATCTTTTTTATCCTGGCCACCGTGTATATTGCTGCGGCCACGCGCACGAGGAAACCGGAGCATGAGCCTGGTACCGAGGTTTAA
- a CDS encoding F0F1 ATP synthase subunit epsilon codes for MQAARMSLKILLPYKVFADKPEVVRIVAVTQEGAFGILPNRLDCVAALRPGILVFEVQGEDEVYVAVDEGILVKTGFDVLVSVRNAIGGMELSKLRSAVEEEFMQLDEQEQKVRSVLAKMESGFVRRLVEFQKGRVSS; via the coding sequence ATGCAAGCAGCGCGCATGAGTCTCAAGATTCTTCTGCCCTACAAAGTCTTCGCCGATAAGCCCGAGGTCGTGCGTATCGTGGCAGTGACGCAAGAAGGCGCATTTGGCATTCTGCCAAATCGACTTGACTGCGTCGCGGCGCTTCGTCCCGGGATATTGGTTTTCGAAGTGCAGGGTGAAGATGAAGTCTATGTTGCGGTCGATGAGGGTATACTGGTTAAGACCGGTTTTGACGTGCTTGTCTCTGTGCGGAACGCGATTGGTGGTATGGAGTTGAGCAAATTGCGCTCGGCGGTGGAGGAAGAGTTTATGCAACTCGACGAGCAGGAACAGAAGGTGCGGTCGGTGCTGGCAAAAATGGAAAGTGGCTTTGTGCGTCGTCTGGTTGAATTTCAGAAGGGCAGAGTGTCGTCATGA
- a CDS encoding AtpZ/AtpI family protein: MSDAPDREPKPGQSEFSQQVGDMAARKLKAQRHVTKTVWSGLGMMGLIGWSVVIPTLLGAAIGIWLDNRHPGGRSFALMLLVVGLCLGCFNAWRWLDKEDKEIHRHEDDNDYD, encoded by the coding sequence ATGAGCGACGCACCGGACAGGGAGCCAAAGCCTGGGCAATCCGAGTTCAGCCAGCAGGTTGGAGATATGGCGGCGCGCAAGCTTAAGGCGCAACGACATGTCACTAAAACCGTCTGGTCTGGTCTCGGGATGATGGGGTTGATAGGCTGGTCTGTAGTTATCCCTACCTTGCTCGGTGCAGCGATTGGGATCTGGCTGGACAACCGCCATCCAGGCGGACGTTCCTTTGCGCTGATGTTGCTGGTGGTCGGGCTGTGCCTGGGCTGCTTCAATGCGTGGCGCTGGCTGGATAAGGAAGATAAGGAAATTCATCGGCACGAGGATGACAATGACTACGATTGA
- the corA gene encoding magnesium/cobalt transporter CorA, which produces MNESLHTPSGKSGLPPGALVHVGDILETVTSMSVIDYSKDSFAEHKIHSIDELSKYRESASVTWVIVEGLANVEIVEQIGSIFGIHRLVLEDILNTNQRPKFEEYDDYLYIVLKCLILEDEQFTVSYEQVSILVLSNFVFLFKEKKDALFSSIQQRIEKSKGRLRSQGTDYLTYMILDYIVDQNFILIDSLDDVVTSLEDQLLDSEPTQDLLHKIQRVRRKIVDIRVYISPVRELLAGMLRSESELINESTRIYLRDVSDHTIRVIELIESYREILTGLLDIYVSSVSNKMNEVMKVLTVFASIFIPLTFLTGIYGMNFDTMPELQWQWAYPFLWVVFITLPVGLITYFKRKKWL; this is translated from the coding sequence ATGAACGAATCTTTGCATACCCCGTCAGGCAAGTCAGGCTTACCACCCGGCGCGCTGGTTCACGTGGGTGATATCCTGGAAACTGTCACCAGTATGTCTGTTATTGATTACAGCAAAGACAGTTTTGCAGAACATAAGATTCACTCAATAGATGAACTTTCAAAGTATAGAGAGAGTGCCAGCGTAACCTGGGTGATAGTCGAGGGTTTGGCAAATGTCGAAATTGTAGAGCAGATTGGCTCGATATTTGGCATCCATCGACTGGTGCTCGAAGATATTCTGAATACCAACCAGCGGCCCAAATTCGAGGAATATGATGATTATCTTTATATTGTCCTCAAATGTTTGATCCTTGAGGATGAGCAGTTCACGGTCAGTTATGAACAAGTAAGTATTCTGGTGCTCAGTAATTTTGTTTTCCTGTTCAAAGAAAAGAAGGATGCTCTCTTCAGTTCGATTCAACAGCGAATAGAGAAGAGCAAAGGGAGGTTGAGAAGTCAGGGAACCGATTACCTTACCTATATGATTCTTGACTATATTGTCGACCAGAATTTCATTCTCATAGATTCATTGGATGATGTTGTCACTTCGCTTGAAGATCAATTGCTTGACTCAGAGCCGACGCAGGATCTACTGCATAAAATCCAGAGGGTTAGAAGAAAAATAGTTGATATAAGAGTCTATATTTCGCCGGTAAGAGAATTGCTGGCCGGCATGTTGCGCAGTGAATCTGAGTTGATCAATGAGAGTACACGCATTTACCTGAGAGATGTGTCGGATCACACAATTCGGGTAATCGAATTGATCGAATCTTACCGGGAGATACTGACGGGCCTGTTGGATATTTATGTCTCCAGCGTAAGCAATAAAATGAACGAAGTAATGAAGGTATTGACTGTATTCGCTTCTATATTTATTCCATTGACTTTCCTTACAGGAATATACGGAATGAATTTTGACACTATGCCCGAGTTGCAATGGCAATGGGCCTACCCATTTCTTTGGGTCGTATTTATCACCCTGCCTGTAGGGTTGATTACCTATTTCAAGAGGAAGAAATGGCTTTGA
- a CDS encoding F0F1 ATP synthase subunit C: MDSMTIIAVVSIITAGLTIAIGVIGPSLGEGRAVAVALTSLAQQPDASATITRTLFVGLAMIESTAIYCFVVSMILLFANPFWNFALARVAGI; encoded by the coding sequence ATGGATAGCATGACAATTATCGCAGTGGTTTCCATTATTACCGCTGGCTTGACTATCGCCATTGGGGTCATTGGCCCTTCACTGGGTGAGGGGAGGGCAGTTGCCGTGGCGCTGACCTCGCTGGCCCAGCAGCCAGATGCCTCTGCCACGATTACCCGGACTCTTTTTGTCGGTCTGGCGATGATTGAATCCACCGCCATTTACTGCTTCGTGGTGTCGATGATTCTGCTGTTTGCCAATCCGTTCTGGAATTTTGCCCTCGCTCGGGTCGCAGGTATCTGA
- a CDS encoding ATP synthase subunit I, protein MTTIDHVEIGLALLTGMLLGVAFFAGLWWTVRQLGSSRHVALLFLISMLFRTSLVIVGFYFILGDDWQRLLAGLVGFIVVRLFATRYIHKTEQSHTAKQKTSYAP, encoded by the coding sequence ATGACTACGATTGATCACGTGGAAATCGGCTTGGCGTTGCTGACGGGGATGCTACTTGGCGTAGCGTTTTTCGCAGGGCTCTGGTGGACAGTGCGCCAGCTTGGCTCGAGTCGGCATGTGGCGCTTCTGTTTCTTATCAGCATGCTGTTTCGAACCAGCCTGGTCATTGTTGGTTTTTACTTTATTCTGGGTGACGACTGGCAGCGATTGTTAGCCGGCCTGGTTGGATTTATCGTTGTTCGGCTGTTCGCTACACGTTACATTCATAAGACAGAGCAGTCTCATACAGCAAAACAGAAGACCAGTTATGCACCTTAG
- a CDS encoding phosphoketolase family protein — MASKIEKPHLTDKPLAEDMLLRMDAYWRAANYLSVGQIYLFDNALLKKPLTLEHVKPRLLGHWGTTPGLNFIYVHLNRIIQQYDLNVINITGPGHGGPALVANTYLEGTYSEIYPNISQDESGMKKLFTQFSFPGGIPSHVAPETPGSINEGGELGYALSHAYGAAFDNPDLLVACVVGDGEAETGPMATSWHSNKFLNPAHDGAVLPILHLNGYKIAGPTVLARIPHDELEALFRGYGYKPYFVEGDDPQVMHQQMAATLDAVVAEIQTIQQDARTNGFSKRPRWPMIILRSPKGWTGPAIVDDKQIEGTFRAHQVPVTNFSKEPKHLKILEQWMKSYRPEELFDETGRLIPELADLAPKGLKRMGANPHTNGGLLLRDLRLPDFRDYAVEVPSPGAVKAEATRAQGAFIRDVMKLNSESRNFRIFSPDETASNRWGALFEVTNRCSTAEIIPGDEHIAADGRVMEMLSEHQCQGWLEGYLLTGRHGFFSCYEAFIHIVDSMFNQHAKWLDVAQDIEWRRPIASLNYLLSSHVWRQDHNGFSHQDPGFVDLVVNKKAEIIRVYLPPDANTLLWVTDHCLRSHNDINVIVAGKQPELQWLSMDAALKHCTAGLGIWEWASNDEGGDPDVVMACCGDVPTLETLAAVKILRQHFPELKIRVINIVNLMTLQPESEHPHGIADKDFDVLFTKDRPIIFAFHGYPWLIHRLTYRRANHHNLHVRGYKENGTTTTPFDMAVLNDLDRFHLAGDVIDRVPGLGSRAAYAKQHLRDKLLDHKAYIEKHGEDMPEILNWKWSGGTGS, encoded by the coding sequence ATGGCAAGTAAGATCGAAAAACCTCACCTGACTGACAAGCCATTAGCGGAAGATATGCTGCTGCGGATGGATGCCTACTGGCGCGCGGCCAACTATCTATCGGTGGGGCAGATTTATCTGTTTGACAATGCGCTACTGAAAAAACCACTCACGCTGGAACACGTCAAGCCGCGGCTTTTGGGTCACTGGGGTACTACCCCGGGGCTGAATTTTATTTATGTCCATCTCAATCGGATCATTCAGCAATATGATCTGAACGTTATTAATATTACCGGCCCCGGTCATGGCGGTCCGGCACTGGTGGCTAATACCTACCTGGAAGGGACTTACAGCGAGATTTATCCGAATATCTCTCAGGACGAATCGGGCATGAAGAAACTGTTCACTCAGTTTTCTTTTCCCGGTGGTATTCCCAGTCACGTCGCACCGGAAACGCCCGGCTCGATCAACGAAGGGGGTGAGCTGGGGTATGCGCTGTCCCATGCTTATGGCGCCGCGTTTGACAACCCTGATTTGCTGGTCGCCTGCGTGGTGGGCGATGGTGAAGCGGAAACAGGTCCGATGGCCACCAGTTGGCACTCCAACAAGTTCCTCAATCCCGCGCATGATGGCGCCGTGTTGCCGATTTTGCATCTGAACGGCTACAAAATTGCCGGCCCTACGGTGCTGGCGCGTATCCCTCACGATGAACTGGAAGCTCTGTTCCGTGGCTACGGTTATAAGCCCTATTTTGTCGAGGGTGATGATCCACAAGTCATGCATCAACAAATGGCCGCGACACTCGACGCTGTGGTTGCCGAAATTCAGACCATCCAACAGGACGCACGTACTAACGGGTTCAGCAAGCGACCACGCTGGCCCATGATTATCCTGCGTTCGCCAAAGGGCTGGACCGGACCGGCTATAGTCGACGATAAACAAATCGAAGGTACGTTTCGGGCACACCAGGTGCCAGTGACGAACTTCAGCAAAGAACCAAAGCATTTGAAGATTCTTGAGCAGTGGATGAAGAGTTACCGGCCGGAAGAATTATTTGATGAAACTGGCAGGCTTATTCCTGAGTTGGCCGACCTGGCCCCCAAAGGACTGAAGCGCATGGGAGCGAATCCCCATACCAACGGCGGCTTGTTACTGCGTGATCTGCGTCTGCCGGACTTCCGTGACTATGCGGTCGAAGTGCCGAGCCCCGGCGCAGTCAAGGCTGAGGCAACGCGCGCGCAAGGTGCGTTTATTCGTGATGTCATGAAGCTAAACAGCGAGTCGCGGAACTTCCGGATTTTCAGCCCGGATGAAACCGCTTCGAATCGCTGGGGGGCGTTGTTTGAAGTGACCAACCGTTGCTCGACTGCGGAGATTATTCCTGGCGACGAGCACATCGCAGCAGATGGCAGAGTGATGGAAATGTTGAGCGAACACCAGTGCCAGGGTTGGCTCGAAGGGTATCTGTTGACTGGTCGGCACGGCTTTTTCTCCTGCTACGAGGCCTTCATTCATATTGTTGATTCGATGTTCAACCAGCACGCAAAATGGCTTGATGTCGCGCAAGACATCGAATGGCGTAGGCCAATTGCCTCGTTGAATTATTTGCTGTCTTCACACGTTTGGCGACAGGATCATAATGGATTCAGTCATCAGGATCCGGGGTTTGTTGACCTCGTTGTCAATAAAAAGGCAGAGATCATTCGTGTCTATTTGCCTCCCGACGCCAATACGCTGTTATGGGTAACCGATCATTGCTTGCGCAGTCACAACGACATTAATGTAATCGTCGCAGGGAAACAGCCTGAGTTGCAATGGCTGAGCATGGATGCAGCGTTAAAACATTGTACAGCCGGGCTGGGTATCTGGGAGTGGGCCAGTAACGATGAGGGCGGTGATCCTGATGTGGTGATGGCCTGCTGCGGCGATGTGCCGACGCTGGAAACACTGGCAGCGGTGAAGATTCTCAGGCAACATTTTCCGGAACTGAAGATTCGTGTCATCAACATAGTCAATCTGATGACTCTGCAACCCGAAAGTGAACATCCACACGGTATTGCGGACAAGGATTTCGATGTTCTTTTTACTAAAGACAGGCCCATTATTTTTGCTTTTCACGGTTATCCCTGGCTGATTCATCGTCTGACTTACAGGCGTGCCAATCACCACAATTTGCATGTGCGCGGTTATAAGGAAAACGGTACCACCACCACGCCTTTTGATATGGCCGTGTTAAACGATCTCGACCGCTTTCATCTGGCAGGCGATGTGATAGACCGGGTACCGGGTCTGGGGTCCCGCGCCGCCTACGCGAAGCAGCATCTGCGTGATAAGCTGTTAGATCACAAAGCTTATATCGAAAAACACGGTGAAGACATGCCGGAAATCCTCAACTGGAAATGGTCAGGGGGAACCGGCTCTTAG
- the glgP gene encoding alpha-glucan family phosphorylase, which translates to MSKQSKISHPKPSLVSASTEGLEGFDALAGLALDMRSTWNHATDQVWRQLDPVLWELTQNPWVVLQTVSRVKLRRVLADPAFRKHIDDLVAARKKAVEAPAWFQQQHPQSELGCVAYFSMEFMLSEALPIYSGGLGNVAGDQLKAASDLGVPVIGVGLLYQQGYFRQVIDKNGAQQALYPYNDPGQLPITPLRHANGEWLRLEIALPGYSVWLRAWQVQVGRVQLYLLDSNDAANYPAHRGITSELYGGGQELRLKQELLLGIGGWRLLMALGIQPEVCHLNEGHAAFAVLERARSFMEENDKTFAAALAVTRAGNLFTTHTAVAAGFDRFAPALIDQYLGSYAEQKLVISRHELLALGRQNPDDASEPFNMAYLAIRGSGAVNGVSRLHGRVSRHLFAPLFAHWPIDEVPVGHVTNGVHMSTWDSAAADALWTEVCGKERWLGAADTLEQNMRRVSDQQLWQFRLAASRSFVTYVRDRLSRQLASTGALPEQVAIARQLFDPNILTLGFARRFASYKRPNLLLHDPERLLRLLTNQQRPVQLIMAGKAHPADAAGCALIKQWIQFIRQPEVRQHVIFLSDYDMHLTEHMVQGVDVWLNTPQRPWEACGTSGMKVLVNGGINLSELDGWWEEAYSPEVGWALGDGQEHGNDPHWDAQEAESLYDLLEHEVIPQFYARDEQGVPTAWVACMRESMARLTPRFSTNRAVCEYTEQHYLPAAAAYRSRAADRGAVGLELASWQQVLQQHWAALRFGEVTLVTEEGQHRFEVQVYLDDLDPANVRVELFADGLGGDAPERVPMAPVRQLVGAINAYAYAAQVPATRRAAEYTARLIPTHDGVAVPLENAQILWQR; encoded by the coding sequence ATGAGCAAACAATCGAAGATCAGTCACCCGAAGCCGTCCCTGGTATCCGCCAGCACTGAGGGGCTGGAGGGATTTGACGCCCTGGCCGGGCTGGCGCTGGATATGCGCTCAACGTGGAATCATGCCACCGACCAGGTATGGCGACAGTTGGATCCCGTGCTCTGGGAATTGACGCAGAATCCCTGGGTGGTGTTGCAGACGGTCTCACGGGTAAAACTCCGGCGTGTCTTAGCTGACCCCGCTTTTCGTAAACATATCGATGACCTGGTGGCAGCCAGAAAGAAGGCCGTTGAGGCACCCGCCTGGTTTCAGCAGCAACACCCTCAATCCGAGCTGGGCTGTGTCGCCTATTTCAGTATGGAATTCATGTTGAGTGAGGCGCTGCCCATCTATTCCGGTGGGCTGGGCAATGTGGCCGGGGATCAACTTAAAGCGGCCAGCGATTTGGGAGTTCCAGTTATCGGTGTAGGGCTGCTCTACCAACAAGGTTATTTCCGACAGGTAATCGACAAGAACGGTGCCCAGCAAGCCTTGTATCCGTATAACGACCCTGGTCAGTTGCCGATTACCCCACTGCGTCACGCCAACGGTGAGTGGTTACGCCTGGAGATTGCCTTGCCAGGTTACTCGGTCTGGTTGCGTGCCTGGCAGGTTCAGGTGGGTCGGGTGCAACTTTATTTGTTAGACAGCAATGACGCGGCGAATTATCCGGCCCATCGGGGCATTACCAGTGAGCTGTATGGTGGCGGACAGGAGCTGCGTCTCAAGCAGGAGCTGTTGCTCGGGATTGGTGGGTGGCGATTGCTGATGGCACTCGGAATACAACCAGAAGTCTGTCATCTGAATGAGGGGCATGCCGCCTTTGCAGTGCTGGAGCGCGCTCGCAGTTTTATGGAAGAAAATGACAAGACCTTCGCGGCAGCACTGGCGGTAACGCGGGCGGGCAACCTGTTCACTACCCACACCGCAGTGGCCGCTGGCTTTGACCGTTTCGCGCCTGCGCTTATCGACCAATACCTCGGCAGCTATGCCGAGCAGAAGCTGGTTATCAGCCGTCACGAACTGCTGGCTCTCGGTCGCCAGAATCCTGACGATGCATCAGAACCGTTTAACATGGCTTATCTGGCGATACGCGGCAGCGGCGCGGTCAATGGTGTGAGCCGTTTGCACGGGCGGGTCAGCCGCCATTTGTTCGCGCCGCTGTTTGCCCACTGGCCAATAGACGAAGTGCCGGTCGGCCACGTGACCAACGGGGTGCATATGTCCACCTGGGACTCAGCAGCGGCGGATGCTCTGTGGACTGAAGTGTGCGGTAAGGAACGTTGGCTGGGGGCGGCGGACACCCTGGAGCAGAACATGCGCCGGGTCTCTGATCAGCAGCTCTGGCAATTTCGCCTCGCCGCCAGCCGGTCCTTTGTTACCTATGTGCGTGATCGGCTTTCCCGCCAGCTGGCTTCCACCGGGGCATTACCCGAGCAGGTTGCTATTGCCAGGCAGCTGTTTGATCCCAATATTCTGACGTTGGGATTTGCCCGCCGGTTTGCCAGTTATAAGAGGCCGAACCTGTTGCTGCACGATCCGGAACGATTGTTGCGACTGTTAACGAACCAACAACGCCCGGTCCAACTCATCATGGCCGGTAAGGCACATCCGGCAGATGCGGCGGGCTGCGCGCTTATCAAGCAATGGATACAGTTCATCCGTCAGCCCGAGGTGCGTCAGCATGTCATTTTCCTCAGTGATTATGATATGCATTTGACCGAGCACATGGTGCAGGGGGTCGATGTCTGGCTAAATACACCCCAACGCCCCTGGGAAGCCTGCGGTACCAGCGGTATGAAGGTGCTGGTAAATGGTGGCATCAATCTGTCGGAACTGGACGGTTGGTGGGAGGAAGCCTATTCGCCTGAAGTGGGATGGGCTCTGGGCGATGGCCAGGAACACGGTAACGACCCGCATTGGGATGCCCAGGAGGCCGAAAGCCTTTATGACTTGCTGGAGCATGAAGTGATCCCCCAGTTTTATGCCCGTGACGAACAAGGCGTGCCCACCGCCTGGGTGGCATGCATGCGGGAAAGTATGGCGCGGCTGACACCGCGCTTCTCAACCAACCGCGCAGTGTGCGAGTACACCGAGCAACACTACCTCCCGGCAGCTGCTGCCTATCGCAGCCGGGCGGCAGACAGAGGAGCAGTAGGCTTGGAGCTGGCGAGTTGGCAGCAGGTGCTACAGCAGCACTGGGCGGCGCTGCGTTTTGGCGAGGTGACGCTGGTAACGGAAGAGGGGCAGCATAGGTTTGAAGTTCAGGTGTACCTTGATGATCTCGATCCCGCCAATGTGCGGGTCGAGCTTTTTGCCGATGGCCTGGGGGGGGATGCGCCGGAGCGGGTGCCAATGGCGCCGGTAAGACAGCTGGTGGGGGCAATAAACGCTTATGCCTATGCGGCGCAGGTGCCGGCAACACGCCGGGCAGCCGAGTACACCGCTCGGCTTATCCCGACTCACGACGGTGTAGCGGTGCCACTGGAAAATGCACAGATTCTCTGGCAGCGATGA